A portion of the Plasmodium reichenowi strain SY57 chromosome Unknown, whole genome shotgun sequence genome contains these proteins:
- a CDS encoding hypothetical protein (conserved Plasmodium protein, unknown function), with the protein MEHIKRKTVANIKYNSYSDDENILKKKSTFSFKKGLDNITSKRKNVNLDMNDKKKNFNQNTIKLKIPFEKRENDVTDRKKGNNKIRFAQSTEYEEMPIIKKKSNIERDVYSNVRKGKSNIFYYKKSVSSRSMENEDDENDEENEDGEDDEDDEDDEDDDNHDNHDNHYENYNDQTLNNDINKKQNNSPQNVYIQNNKKSCLNHKKSITLNKTENSFQRMDTNNPMKDNYKYMKSKLKKNFTLHADKVKENNPKKSVSMRIDKNIIYSKTPSYNKNRKENMIKAKSQILKIAEQYMSTDKIKAFKTIERGNTRFLNKNKKIDPEKIQNLGPFVPKRIIEKKTERKLGYIPNYIRKGKKNEHKSDNANILFSKDKNNKITIQKKKKKNDGFGLFENMLVLNNLGTIYEWDGYQMNKIKHLYEQFICLCTNEKGNILCIDLNYKPGYLMYNRYFNRMDDNTEFSLFKKMVISVKNKIWGIDIQGNLKRWNKYEWIKVKKAYGIFKLKSLAFDRKNRLWVLDEQNYFYIYDTEDKNWMLKNVNGCNINDFDFNENDNLTAVTKDGIIKIYKKNRWIKYGILGEVKIRSLHFIRQHT; encoded by the coding sequence CATAACATCCAAACGAAAAAATGTTAATCTTGATATGAatgataagaaaaaaaacttTAATCAAAACActattaaattaaaaattcCCTTTGAAAAAAGAGAAAACGATGTTACAGATAGGAAGAAAGGAAACAACAAAATAAGGTTTGCTCAATCAACAGAATATGAAGAAATGCctattataaaaaaaaaaagtaatataGAAAGGGATGTTTATAGTAACGTGAGAAAGGGAAAatctaatattttttattataaaaagagTGTATCATCTAGGAGTATGgaaaatgaagatgatgaaaatgatgaggaaaatgaagatggtgaagatgatgaagatgatgaGGATGATGAGGATGATGACAATCATGATAATCATGATAATCATTATGAGAATTATAATGATCAAACACTTAATAATGATATCAATAAAAAGCAGAATAATTCCCCCCAAAATGTATACATTCAGAATAATAAGAAATCCTGCCTCAACCACAAAAAATCTATAACATTAAATAAGACAGAAAATTCTTTTCAAAGAATGGATACCAATAACCCGATGAAGGAtaattacaaatatatgaagagcaaattaaaaaaaaacttcACATTACATGCAGATAAAGTTAAAGAGAATAACCCAAAAAAATCAGTCAGCATGAGAATAGataagaatataatttattccAAAACACcttcatataataaaaatcgaaaagaaaatatgatTAAGGCCAAATcacaaatattaaaaatagCAGAACAGTATATGAGTACGGATAAAATAAAAGCATTTAAAACAATCGAAAGAGGAAACACTCGATTtctaaataaaaataaaaaaattgacCCAGAGAAAATACAGAATCTTGGTCCATTTGTTCCAAAAAGGATAATAGAAAAGAAAACCGAAAGAAAACTTGGATATATTCcaaattatataagaaaaggaaaaaaaaatgaacataaaTCTGATAATgcaaatatattattttcaaaagataaaaacaacaaaataacaattcaaaaaaaaaaaaaaaaaaatgatggATTTGGattatttgaaaatatgttagtattaaataatttagGTACAATATATGAATGGGATGGTTAtcaaatgaataaaattaaacaTTTGTATGAACAGTTCATATGCTTATGTACTAATGAAAAAggtaatatattatgtatcGATTTAAACTACAAGCCTGGATATTTGATGTACAACCGATATTTCAACAGAATGGATGACAATACAGAATTTTCATTGTTTAAGAAAATGGTAATTAGTgttaagaataaaatatggGGAATTGATATACAAGGGAATTTAAAAAGATGgaataaatatgaatggATTAAAGTAAAAAAGGCATATGGTATTTTTAAGTTAAAATCTCTAGCCTTTGATCGAAAAAATAGGCTTTGGGTTTTAGATGAgcaaaattatttttatatatatgatacGGAAGATAAAAATTGGATGTTGAAAAATGTAAACGGATGTAACATAAATGACTTTGACtttaatgaaaatgataatttGACAGCTGTGACAAAGGATGGAATAAttaagatatataaaaagaatagATGGATAAAATATGGAATCTTGGGGGAAGTCAAAATAAGAAgtttacattttataaGGCAACATACATAA